One segment of Plasmodium relictum strain SGS1 genome assembly, chromosome: 3 DNA contains the following:
- a CDS encoding mitochondrial carrier protein, putative → MENRTINIQNIVYSSTVSSIFVSLICTPLDVIKNYIQYNNNISFDKKYILKKITKKKKNNLLRFNSFYYQTFKNIYNNYGIKAVYRGLVSTTNLYVINNTLFFYVYEELKEKGIPYYLSATISRFISIIITSPLELYKTNIQANVCNNHKITIYDIFKDKKNRKVKINIYKGITSTLIRDIPFSALYWSLNEYLVSYIKKKDTEFEKRKKFITKFVYPFICGCLSSTITTFITHPLDIIKTNMQARCIDIIHKSEFDYRKIKNYDIYSRSKTNSFYNICQNNLYNNKYICDVKVNNYAHNNHRSIYYKYGSHKYGCNTYSYKYYNYFKFTNNYNYNIFSVSKFIFKRNGIKGFYIGIFPRLVKIVPTCAILFSTYHYFNY, encoded by the exons atggaAAATAGAACAATCAATATTCAGAACATAGTGTACAGTAGTACAGTTTCAA GCATATTTGTTAGTCTTATTTGCACACCTCTtgatgtaataaaaaattatatacaatataacaataatataagttttgacaaaaaatatattttaaaaaaaattacaaaaaagaaaaaaaataatttactaAGATTTAActctttttattatcaaacttttaaaaatatttataataattatggaATTAAAGCAGTTTATAGag gTTTAGTTTCCACTACTAATTTGTATGTAATAAACAacactttatttttttatgtttatgaagaattaaaagaaaaaggaatTCCATATTATCTTAGCGCAACAATTTCACGATTTATTTCAATAATAATTACATCACCAttagaattatataaaacaaatattcAAGCGAATGTTTGTAATAATCATAAAATTACCATATATGATATATTcaaagacaaaaaaaatagaaaagttaaaataaatatatataaaggtATTACATCAACTCTTATAAGAGACATTCCATTTTCAGCTTTATACTGGTCACTTAACGAATATTTAGttagttatataaaaaaaaaagatactgaatttgaaaaaagaaaaaaatttattacaaAATTTGTTTATCCATTTATATGTGGGTGTCTAAGTAGTACTATTACTACTTTTATAACACACCCATTGgatattataaaaacaaatatgcAAGCTAGATGCATTGATATAATTCATAAAAGTGAATTTGATtacagaaaaataaaaaattatgatatatATTCTAGAAGTAAAACAAACagcttttataatatttgtcaaaataatttatataataacaaatatatatgcgatgttaaagtaaataattaCGCTCATAATAATCACAGGTCAATTTATTATAAGTATGGTTCTCATAAATATGGATGTAACACCTATAGTTATAAGTATTATAACTATTTTAAATTCAcgaataattataattataacattttttcAGTTTcgaaatttatttttaaaagaaatggaATAAAAGGATTTTATATAGGAATATTTCCAAGACTAGTAAAAATAGTTCCAACATGTGCAATCCTTTTTTCAAcatatcattattttaattactaa